From Saccharibacillus brassicae:
CGGAGAAGAGCAGATGGAACTTCCAGGAAGTCGCGCCCGACACGATGTGGAACCAGGGCTTTACCGGCCAGGGCGTCAAAGTCGCGGTTATCGATTCCGGCATCTCGGCTCACCCCGAACTGAAAATCGCGGGCGGCGTGTCCACGGTAGGTCCGGACATGACGAGCAATTTCGCGGACGATAACGGTCACGGCACCCACGTCGCCGGCATCATCGCCGCCGACACCGGCAGCGCGCAGGTGACCGGCGTCGCGCCGAACGTCTCGCTCTACGGCATCAAATCGCTCGGTGCCAACGGCAAAGGATCGCTGCAGGACGTGCTGGAAGGTCTGGACTGGGCGATCCAGAACAAGATGGATATCATCAATCTGTCGCTCGGCAGCGAAGACGATTCCCAGGCGCTGCACGACATGGTCGACAAAGCGTACGAACAGGGCATTATCGTCGTCGCTTCCGCCGGCAACAGCGGAACGGTCAACAACGTGAACACCGACACGGTCAATTATCCGGCGAAATACGCAAGCGTCATCTCGGTAGCCGCGGTCGACGAGAACCGTCAGCATGCGGTCTTCTCCTCCGCCGGTCCGAAAGTGGACTTCTCCGCTCCGGGCGTGTCGATCGTATCGACGTACCCGAGCAACCTGCCCAACAGCAACGGCAATCCTTCGTACGCGGGCATGGACGGCACGTCCCAGGCCGCTCCGCATATCGCGGGCGAACTCGCTCTGCTCAAGGAGAAAAATCCGTCCGCTTCCGCCTCTACCCTGCGCACGCTGCTCAAAAGCTACGCCGTTGATCTGGGAACGCCGGGACGCGACAATCTGTACGGCGAAGGCTTCGTGACATTCAAGTCGAAGCAGGATCTCGCCGCACCGGGCGAAGTGAACGGCGCGGCCGTGACCCAGGCTAAGGTTGACAGCCTGACGCTCGGCTGGAACGCTCCGGCCGATTCCGACTTCAAGGAAGTCCGCGTCTACGGCGGCACCGACACTTCGTTCACGACGGTAACGCAGAACGTCTATACAGCTTCGAACCTGACGGCCGATACGGATTACCAATTCCGCCTCACGACGGTCGACACCGCCGGTAACGAATCGGCGGGCGTCAAAGTGAACGGCCGTACGCTGGCCGCTTCGAACAATGCCGGCAGCCCGGTTGTTACGCCGCCGGTTGTTACGCCAACTCCGACGCAGACAGCTCCGGACGTCGTGAATCTGCCGGTCGTGCCTACGCCTGCGCCTTCCGGCGGCAGCGCGCAGATTCCTTCCGGCGGTGGCGGCGGCGGTGGCGGTGGATTTGGCGGCGGCGGTGGCGGCGGAGCCGCTCCGGCCCCTGCGGCTCCCGCTCCGGCTGCTCCAGCTCCCGCAGCACCTGCCGTCGTCGTACCGGCCAAACCGGCCGTGACTCCGACGACGCCGGTCGCAGTAACGCCGGCACCGACCGTGCCCGCGCCGACCGTCTCCGAACCGGTCCCAACTACGGTTGTACTTCCTTTCCCGGACATCAAGCCTACGTTCTGGGGCCGCGAGACGATTATTTGGGGCTTTGAACGCGGCCTGGTCAAAGGCTATGCCGACGGACAGTTCAAACCCGGCAGCACGGTGACCGAATCCGAATTCCTGGCCATGCTGATCCGCGCTTTTGAACCGCAGGTGAAAAACGCCGTCTCCGGTACATGGTCGAATACGTATTACGTGCGCGCCAAGCAGCTGAACCTGCCGCTCAAAGGCTACGCGTCCAAAACGGCGCGCGCCCAGAAGCTGACACGCGTTCAAGTCGCCGAACTGCTCTCTTCCGCCAACGGCGTGGAGCGTACCGGCAGCGACGCAATCCGTTACGTGCTCTCTTCCGGCATCGCCAGCGGCAGCAGCAAAACGCAAAAAACGGTCGCTTCGTTCAAAGGCAGCGGCACGCTGACGCGGGCCGAAGCGCTGCAATTCATCAAGAACCTGACAGAAAAAGGCGGCGGCAGCCTGAAATAACGCTTGAAGCGGATCTTCGCTTCCGGCGTATGCCGCTCCTCCGCACAGCCCAAAAAGGCGAACCGATACTTATCGGTTCGCCTTTTTTGCTGTTCGATCTCCGTATATAAGGTCGATCTCTGGGTACATAAGGCTTATCGCCCCGGCCCCGTTTATCGGAGCGTACTCATTCCGAGCGCAGCGCGGTCACCGGATCTTTTTGCGTGGCCGCCCGGGCCGGAATCAAGCCGGCGACCAGCGTCAGCAGCATGCTGCCCAGCACGAGGATCAGCGCCTGGATCGGCGACAGCTCGGCCAGATTGCGCAGGTCGAGCACGTTATTCAGCACGGCGTTGATCGCAAGCGTCAGCAGATACGCGATCCCGATCCCGAGAGCGCCCGCCGTGAATCCGACGATCAGCGTCTCGGCGTTGAACAGGCGGGAAATGTCTTTTTTGCGCGCGCCGATACTGCGCAGAATACCGATCTCTTTGGTCCGCTCCAGCACGGACACGTACGTGATGATCCCGATCATGATCGTGGACACGACGAGCGAGATCGCGGCGAAGCCTGTCAGGACGTACGAGACCGTATCGATCATCGTCTGCACGACCGAGCCGATGACGTCGGACAGATCGGTATACAAGATCCGCTCCGCCTCCGGTTTGCCTTCGTTATAGGCATCCAGATAAGCTTTGACTTCTTCCTTGCCCGCGAAGTCTGTCGGGTAGATGTTGAGGCTCGTCGGTTCGGTCTTCGCGCCCAGCGCCTGCAGGCGCGCTTCCTTGAGCGTCTCTTCGGCAAACGGAGCGCCGGAGACCACGTCGCGGTCCGAAGACCGCTGCGCCGCGGCAATCGCCGAGCCGGAAGCGTCGTCGGTGACGGCCTGCGTCAGCTCCGGCGTATAGACCAGGCCCGGCGTCAGGAAGCCGCTCGACGAAGAGCCGGTGTCTTTGAGCCGCAGGATGCCGGCGACCGTCAGGGTCGTGCCTTCGCTGCCGCTATACAAGTCGGCGTAGCGGTCCGCCCCGGCCGGAGCGAACAGCCCGCCGGCGCTTTCGGCGTAATAGGCGTCGTTCGGAACGGCTTTGAGCAGCGGCCGGCCGATAAAATCGGTCAGCTTCCGCTCGCCGTCCGCGCCGTTCAGGCCGAGCTTGTCCAAAAAGGCTTTGTCGACTTCGTTATACGAATTGACGACGATCGCCACTTCGCCGGCGCCGGAAGGATACCGGCTGCCTTCGCCGATCAGGTCGTACATCGACCGTACGTAGTCTTCGTCGCCCGGCAGTTCGGACCAATAGCTCGGCGCGGCGCTGCCCATGCCCGGAGGCAGGGCGGCTCCTCCTCCGGCGGCCGTCTCCGAAGTGCCGAATTTGACGACGTCGTCTCCGCCTTTGGCCAGCACGTTCATCTCGATACCGTTGGCATACGAGATCGCATTGACGGCATCCGGCAGTTCGACCGGCAGCTTGTCCACATAGTCGAAATAGGCCGGCGTCAGCACGTTCACATGCTGCTCCGCTTCCGCGGGATCTTCGGTCACGTTCAGGACGTCGCCGGTCGGGAATTCGCCGGCTCCGCCGCCGCTTCCGCCCGTCAGGGCATCCGGCGGTCCGGAAGGCGCCTGCACCTGCTGCGCGTTCTCCGACACGGTCAGCGGTAAGCCGGACAGCGTCTCCGCCTGCAGGTTCCCGATGTAATTGGACAAGCCGTTCGACAGCGCCAGCACGAGCGCGACGCCGATAATGCCGATGCTGCCGGCGAACGCGGTAATAAGCGTGCGTCCTTTTTTGGTGAGCAGATTGCGGAACGACAGCGCGGCGGCCGTCGCGGGCGACATGGACGTTTTGCCTACGTCCAATCTGGCGCCCGCGGACTGCGGCTTCGAAGACGGACGTTCGGCATGTTCCGCTTCCTGCGCATCCTGCAGAATCGGGCGGCTGTCCGACAGCACTTCGCCGTCGCGCAGATGGATGATCCGGCTGCTGTATTCTTCGGCCAGATCGGCGTTATGCGTCACCATGATGACAAGCTTCGTCTTGGAAATGTCTTTGAGGATCTCCATGACCTGCAAGCTCGTCTGGCTGTCGAGCGCTCCGGTCGGCTCGTCGGCCAAAATGATGTCGGGATCGGTCACGATCGCCCGGGCGATCGCCACCCGCTGCATCTGTCCGCCGGACAGCTGGTTCGGCCGCTTGTTCAGCTTATCGCCGAGTCCGACCGATTGCAGCGCCGACTTGGCTTTGGCCCGGCGTTCGTTCACGGAGATCCCCGACAGCGTCATGGCAATCTCGACATTCTGCAAAATGGTCTGATGGCCGATCAGGTTATAGTTCTGGAACACGAACCCGATCGAACGGTTGCGGTACGCGTCCCAGTCTTTGTCTTTGAAATGCTTGGTCGATTTTCCGCCCAGCATCAGATCCCCTTCGTCATACCGGTCCAGACCTCCCACGATATTGAGCAGCGTCGTTTTGCCGCAGCCCGACGGGCCGAGAATCGAGACGAACTCGCTCTCCCTGAACTCCAGCGACACCCCTTTTAAAGCATGGACGACCTCGCCGCTGTGATACGATTTCCTGATATCCGTCAACTTCAACTTCGACAACGGTCTTCCTCCCCTTTCCTGCTAAAAGCTTCTGCGTTCAGCTTAACAAGAAGAGGTAAACGGCAAGGAACCCGCAGGTAAACAAAAGGTAAACCGGGGGTAAACAATGCGCAGCAGCGCTACAGCCGGAATCGGTAGCCCGCGCCCCAGACGGTCTGGATATAATCGGGGTTCTGCGGATCAGTCTCGACTTTCTCGCGCAGCCGGTTGATATGTACCGCGACCGTCTTCAGATCGCCGATCGCGTCCATGCCCCAGATCTGCTCGTAAATTT
This genomic window contains:
- a CDS encoding S8 family peptidase — its product is MNKKHLSVALSSLLVLPLLAQAGPANFATAEGADQEVVIVYKNEEGKEAALQQTTEVRHEFETVPAVSAAVSPTELRDLVNNPDIAYVERNISFGITDADVEGYSSTPKPNTAEKSRWNFQEVAPDTMWNQGFTGQGVKVAVIDSGISAHPELKIAGGVSTVGPDMTSNFADDNGHGTHVAGIIAADTGSAQVTGVAPNVSLYGIKSLGANGKGSLQDVLEGLDWAIQNKMDIINLSLGSEDDSQALHDMVDKAYEQGIIVVASAGNSGTVNNVNTDTVNYPAKYASVISVAAVDENRQHAVFSSAGPKVDFSAPGVSIVSTYPSNLPNSNGNPSYAGMDGTSQAAPHIAGELALLKEKNPSASASTLRTLLKSYAVDLGTPGRDNLYGEGFVTFKSKQDLAAPGEVNGAAVTQAKVDSLTLGWNAPADSDFKEVRVYGGTDTSFTTVTQNVYTASNLTADTDYQFRLTTVDTAGNESAGVKVNGRTLAASNNAGSPVVTPPVVTPTPTQTAPDVVNLPVVPTPAPSGGSAQIPSGGGGGGGGGFGGGGGGGAAPAPAAPAPAAPAPAAPAVVVPAKPAVTPTTPVAVTPAPTVPAPTVSEPVPTTVVLPFPDIKPTFWGRETIIWGFERGLVKGYADGQFKPGSTVTESEFLAMLIRAFEPQVKNAVSGTWSNTYYVRAKQLNLPLKGYASKTARAQKLTRVQVAELLSSANGVERTGSDAIRYVLSSGIASGSSKTQKTVASFKGSGTLTRAEALQFIKNLTEKGGGSLK
- a CDS encoding ATP-binding cassette domain-containing protein, yielding MSKLKLTDIRKSYHSGEVVHALKGVSLEFRESEFVSILGPSGCGKTTLLNIVGGLDRYDEGDLMLGGKSTKHFKDKDWDAYRNRSIGFVFQNYNLIGHQTILQNVEIAMTLSGISVNERRAKAKSALQSVGLGDKLNKRPNQLSGGQMQRVAIARAIVTDPDIILADEPTGALDSQTSLQVMEILKDISKTKLVIMVTHNADLAEEYSSRIIHLRDGEVLSDSRPILQDAQEAEHAERPSSKPQSAGARLDVGKTSMSPATAAALSFRNLLTKKGRTLITAFAGSIGIIGVALVLALSNGLSNYIGNLQAETLSGLPLTVSENAQQVQAPSGPPDALTGGSGGGAGEFPTGDVLNVTEDPAEAEQHVNVLTPAYFDYVDKLPVELPDAVNAISYANGIEMNVLAKGGDDVVKFGTSETAAGGGAALPPGMGSAAPSYWSELPGDEDYVRSMYDLIGEGSRYPSGAGEVAIVVNSYNEVDKAFLDKLGLNGADGERKLTDFIGRPLLKAVPNDAYYAESAGGLFAPAGADRYADLYSGSEGTTLTVAGILRLKDTGSSSSGFLTPGLVYTPELTQAVTDDASGSAIAAAQRSSDRDVVSGAPFAEETLKEARLQALGAKTEPTSLNIYPTDFAGKEEVKAYLDAYNEGKPEAERILYTDLSDVIGSVVQTMIDTVSYVLTGFAAISLVVSTIMIGIITYVSVLERTKEIGILRSIGARKKDISRLFNAETLIVGFTAGALGIGIAYLLTLAINAVLNNVLDLRNLAELSPIQALILVLGSMLLTLVAGLIPARAATQKDPVTALRSE